One stretch of Carassius carassius chromosome 18, fCarCar2.1, whole genome shotgun sequence DNA includes these proteins:
- the LOC132092408 gene encoding acyl-coenzyme A thioesterase 1-like has translation MSSVLKGVFTPFARNTLAKMHYSSGVSIRLLPSYKCSFEDPVHVTVSGLNHQQRVDLRSKITDDSGRVFQAWATYQADDNGQVDLNRDPSLGGSFTGVEPMGLFWALKAEVVSCKFALTDVTSPALVDIEVVSDNRVIAKVTNERHCLTDGVRRIPVTEGRIRGTLFMPPGKGPFPGILDTYVFRGGPFELRAALLAKRGFAVFALAFQGYQDLPKRADKFHLEYFEEGIDFLRQQPEVKDQKIGLVSISKSGDLALSMATFLPGISATVWINGCNANTLVPIYYKDICIPPLLFDVKRGKMTPSGLFDIGDVMNDPMSEEGLPSVIPIERASGNFMFIMSEADRNWQTAYYAKLACERLKAHGKNNYELVRYEKAGHFIEVPYMPFCLANFHAAVNQVVYFGGEPKAHSEAQLDAWKRIVNFFKKHLAAADDSCKSKL, from the exons ATGTCTTCAGTGCTGAAGGGCGTGTTTACCCCTTTTGCGAGAAACACTCTTGCCAAAATGCACTACTCTTCAGGAGTCAGTATCAGGCTTTTGCCCAGTTATAAGTGCTCTTTTGAAGACCCAGTGCACGTGACCGTGAGTGGCTTAAATCATCAACAACGCGTGGATCTGCGCTCTAAAATCACCGATGATAGCGGACGTGTTTTCCAGGCTTGGGCCACCTACCAAGCAGACGATAACGGACAGGTCGACCTCAACCGCGACCCTTCTCTTGGTGGCAGCTTTACGGGAGTTGAACCAATGGGCTTATTCTGGGCTCTGAAAGCAGAGGTCGTAAGCTGCAAGTTTGCTCTAACAGACGTGACTAGCCCTGCTCTCGTTGACATTGAGGTTGTCAGTGACAATAGAGTCATCGCCAAAGTGACAAACGAAAGACATTGCTTGACCGATGGTGTCCGGAGAATTCCTGTAACCGAGGGCAGGATCAGAGGAACTCTTTTCATGCCACCTG GTAAAGGACCATTTCCTGGGATTTTGGATACATATGTATTTAGAGGAGGTCCTTTTGAGTTGAGGGCAGCTCTGTTGGCAAAGAGAGGCTTTGCTGTTTTTGCCTTGGCTTTCCAGGGCTACCAAGATTTACCCAAAAGAGCTGACAAATTTCACCTTGAGTACTTTGAAGAAGGTATAGATTTTCTACGGCAGCAACCAGAG gtcaAAGATCAAAAAATTGGCCTAGTGTCCATATCAAAGAGTGGAGATCTCGCTTTGTCAATGGCAACATTCCTTCCTGGTATATCGGCTACTGTTTGGATCAATGGATGCAATGCCAATACTTTGGTTCCCATCTACTACAAAGACATTTGTATTCCACCCCTCTTGTTTGATGTTAAGAGAGGAAAAATGACACCATCAGGCCTTTTTGATATTGGGGATGTTATGAATGACCCGATGTCAGAAGAAGGCCTTCCTAGCGTCATTCCCATTGAACGTGCCTCAGGTAACTTCATGTTTATAATGTCAGAAGCTGACAGGAATTGGCAAACTGCCTATTACGCAAAACTAGCATGCGAAAGACTTAAAGCACATGGGAAGAATAACTATGAGCTGGTGAGGTATGAAAAAGCAGGTCACTTTATCGAGGTGCCCTATATGCCGTTTTGTCTTGCCAATTTCCATGCTGCCGTTAACCAAGTGGTTTACTTTGGCGGCGAACCTAAAGCCCATTCAGAGGCTCAGCTGGACGCATGGAAGAGGATcgtgaatttttttaaaaaacacttagctgctgctgatgacagcTGCAAATCTAAGCTGTAa